A region of the Apium graveolens cultivar Ventura chromosome 6, ASM990537v1, whole genome shotgun sequence genome:
ATTTTTTGCAATGCATGAAAAGAAAGTGTGGTTGGCCAACAGATAAGGCGGCCGTGCATTAAAACAAGTGTGGTTCGCCACAACAAACGGCAAACAAAACATAGTTACCGTTTGCCATTTTTGGTTATTCATTGTACCACAAATGCAATGCAACACTGAACTCAACTATGCTACTTTTGCAAACCCCACGTACAACTATGCCAAAAATCCAAGGGAGCCCTGCTTAGACAATCTGAACCTGTGCGACTATAGCTTGTTTCAACAGCTAAAAGAGTACTAAATCCTGAATCTATTATAATATTATAGTAGCATGAGCAGACAGCAAGTCTGTCAACTAGCAAAAAAGAACACCACATTTTCTGACAAGTGCCAAGATCACATACTGCTTCGAAGTTTTTAATAACTATCAGAAAATGGAAAAAAGTTTAAAGCTTCGGGTGATGTTTTGGACATACAAGGTTCCTTGGATAGATATTGACATATCAAGGTCACATTCTCTAAGAAGCAGCCTAAAGAACAAAATAACATCTTCCAATTTTTCTGCTTCCTTGATAACAACACCGAGCTTCGAAAGGCTTCCGGAGGACATATGGTAAGTTCTATCGACTTGTCCTGCAGAGAATCAGCAAAATTAACATCCTTCGGCACAATCCTAAGATCAGATACAATATAATCAGGAGGATAAAGGCCTTAGTTGTAATATGTTGATATGACATAAAAATGGAGCCAACCGACAGGCTTCATTATCCTCTTAAGAAAGAAATTTTATATCAGTATAGGAGATGCAGAGTTTACTTCATCGCTCAAGGTCCGGCAACATCAATGGGTAGCTGGGATCGTTGTCTCCGAGGAGAGGGATATACTCTGACCCTCTAACATGAACGCTGTAGCAAGCtgcaaagaaaaaaaaatgaaggGTTTACACTcataaaagaatatttaataTACATAATTGTATTTTGACAGAAAATGATAGTTGATAAACAAAATTTGACCGAGATGATGGGTTACACTTACAAAAGGAGAAATACTATACTTGATTGTATCTTTGACCAACAATGATAGTTATTAAACAAAGAAATCCGAGATATTCAGATTTGGTTTATCAATAGATATTCTTTCTAATTAATTTGACCTATCCAAGTGCGCCACTGTAACTATAAAATTATTTTCCAAAGGAATACTTAATTTAGATGCTTCTTGTTTACTATTTTAAATGTGATATGTGTTACATTTACAGTAAGTGGAAAAGTTATGTGATTGTTGTGAATGTTGGGCTGAATCATGAGAATATTAAGTATGTTCTCACTGAGGAAAGAGATCCCCCTGTAATTGTGTCTCATAGAGTATGAGAGATTTATGGTGGTTGGAAATATGTCAACAATAATTAAACACGAGGCATGAAAACGGTTTATTAAATCATGGATTCTCTTTATGAAATGTTTATGAAACAATCTGATCAGTCACGTCATGATACAACCAAAGTTCATGAATACTAAAATGAACGAGGGAACTCctctacaacaacaggttctaaCCATGACAAATTTCATAAATGACGTAGAATTGCATAGGGTGATAGTTGATCAACACAAAGAGTAAAGGGGCGATACTAAGGGCAGCACAATCAACACAGAAACAGTTTAGAATATTATTGTACTATGGAAGGCAATAGAAATAtgtatgtaactatccatgtaATCTAGCAGAAACAGTGGCTAAACATACCATTTTCTATCTTCATTACACTTTGAAGCATTGTATCCATCTTCATTTTCATGTCCGTATTCTCGTCCATGATTGGGGCAAGAAGAGTCATCTGTCTGTAGATATCTTGCACGAACCTGCATATCTTCTGAGCAAATTCAACTTCACCATCAGAAACCCGTCCAATTGCTAACCTCATTAGCTCTCCTGTTAAGTCAGCAAGCTAAACCACGAAACAACAGAATCACTTTCAccatattttatatataaaaaaaaaaagatGATGAATTGAATGAGTTGGAAGAGCAAAAATTATATGCAGGCAAGTGGAACAGGTGTAAAAGATGTATAGTTACCCCCAGCAGATAATCAAGGACATTAATTTTGAGAGGTTCAACAGATGAATCACTTAAAGGCGATAACTCAGCATTCATCTCATCAAGACTTAACAGGCTTCCAGTTCTGCAGAAGTTACAGAATGTTGCAGCCTCGACGTATTCTTGTATCTGCGGACGAGCAAGAGTAAGATGATGCAAAACTCTAATTTGTTAAAGCCAAATAAGTATAATGAAATGCATATACAACCCCGGGAGAGTATGCTCGTCTTAATTTCCAGAAATCGGTTCCTTTTAGTTCTTTGACTAATCGGGAAATGTACTGATCTTTCACAGCAGCTAGATCTTTATTTGCTTTCTCCAAAACTTCCTCTTTGTTGTGTTTACTGATCCTGTCGTTGGAGGACATCAGGATGATTCAAAACAAAAAAACCAAGGAAAGGCTTAAAAGCAGTGCTAACACCAGACGTTAAGGTTTCCACCATACATATATATTAATAAACAGCAAAAATTATTGACTGCAGAAAACTAGATATCTGCTACACGGTTACGTATCTGGAAAATATCAGGCTACATATTCGTCAAATTATCAGAATACAGCATAATTTTAATGACAGGATTGCTGTGACGGTATATATCTGAAGGAAGAGTGTGCTTTGATGTAGTGTATCCAAATTATCCTAAATATACTCGCATGAACAGATAAAAGAAAACAAGCAACAAATAAAGACAAAGTGTAAAGACCAGTATATTGGTGAAACTTGGTAATGACGATGCAAAAACACATGACCATACCTGTGCACCTGAAATATAACCTTTTTGCTATTGATGGTAATATCCCGACTTGCTTTCACCACCCTTTCCCTTTTGTCATTCTACAAAGTTGTATAAATTAGTTAGTAAAAAACTTGACAGTACACATGAAGTATAGACAGGTCTGAACTTCAAACAATCTCTCAATAAACATGCATACTGTATGAACAATTGTGTTATTACGGCACAATGCTAAAAAGTCTGAATATAACACTGTCAATAAAATGGAGGAAAATATAAACATGCTAAATTTATAACAGAAGGGTCTAAGTTATGATCAATTTGGTTTGAACAAATAGTCTAATACTACCCATTTACCTTAACTATAGCACAATGCAAGTAGATTGCCATAACTTCTAAGTTCGAATATACCTTCTGCAGCCCAGTATTAAAACAGAAGAGTGATAGAGTCGTAGTAAGTGGCACACCAGAATAGGCAAGCCAATTAATCTCGAGCACATTTTACAACTAGATATAAGGGGACTTAGTTTTAATCATAAAATATTTGTGCATTTACACTACTACCGGAAAAAAGACACAATTTAGCTCTTGTGATCAACAATTAAGCCACTTGAACTAATTCATTTAAAGATTAGCCTTAAATCAAAAACACATAAAGTACAAACTTAAACTCCATTTAAAATCTTAACAAATTAAAAATTCAATCTTTGGTAGAAACAAGTTGCGAAATTTAAAAACATACATATATCAATAAAGTGAAAAGTAAATGAGAGTGAGAGAGACACacagagagagaaagagagagggagagaggggggggggagaaagagagagaggggggggggggagagagagagagacttaACGAATTGATTGAGATACTCAGCATACTCAGAGAAAGCAGAAGCCATTGGGTTTGAATTTGAAGATGAATCAGTGGCCATTGTTCTTGCCTTCTTAAATGTTGCTTCCGAAGATATCCCTGCACCAACTGATTATATTTAAATTAGAGAATTGGGGGGAGAATAATTAGGGTTTAAGAAGGGTTGAGAGGGCGGAGAGAACGAGGAGGAAACTTACGGCGGTTAGGCTTAGGAGAAGAGGCCATCACAATACACAACCTGAACAAGCTCCTTGATGACAACAATTTTAACATTTGCCCCCTACCCCCTCAATCGCCTGGCCTTCTATATACAAAATATTACGGATATTTTTTTTCTCAATTTTGAGCTaaaattttttccataaaatataattattattaatcatttattattttcactaataattaaaatatcttttaattattaattctttttttaaatattttaaaaataattctttcacttgatttaatttccaaaaattaaattcttaattaataatattatgaactttttcttaattaatttataatcaattaaatctcatttaatcaattattaaatttgccaattaattatttatttcataaataaataattatcagccattattaattaatttctccaccattaaattattttcttttatggtgtgactctgtaggtttaatattaagccggtagtagaaataaataataataaaactattttatcattatttatataaattctctaattcattaaatatgattaattaattaatcatatttattctacatcgtgagggatacttctcagcatatcgcgactatccggataatacgaattcactgcttaaaataccaagcacctattcaatgagtagttaccgtacaattaattccttctaccctgcaatgtcacgattaaatacaagacatggaacttgtgtcaagcctatcttatttaatcacttgctttctcattcactatgcttagttctatttaatgtaaattagaaactcttttctaattttattaactctggccagagattcctgaactaacataagtgggtcggcattgaacattctcttcctacactggaaggggtagatcctttattgatcatacactatcttcgtgtacaaattcctataccccgtaaaacccttataattgtcccttgagactaagaactaaaccaaagcatagttcagtgtacacaagatgactatgataacctcaagtataaggatacttgtacaactatcactatgtgaacaactactgacacgtgagtgaactccatcagttgttcagctgtgtgagtcatgttcagtgaacttattctataataagcacctacatactagctatagtgtcaccacacaaatgtctatgagaacagacatccttcaaaatgaagcaagcatagtatgtaccgttctttgcggattattaattaccagttagtaatcctacgaccatgaactatttaagtttagagttatcatcttttaggtctcattattatgatctcatctcaatccataaaaagctttactctaaattgtggtatatcttatttaaacatttaaatagatagagcccgcaataaaaacaaaacaagtcttttattaatatcaatgaaatcaaaacagattacataaaagttattcctaaatcctcatacataattgaacttaggacatatctctttcaacaCACCATTCCGTCTACTTGATAACAGGAAATTCACGAATGATCAGACAACAGGAAGCATCACCTACGAGACCCTGTAGAACTTTTGCTCTTCTATATATTATCTGCCTACTTTGTGTTATATGCAATGTTATTGTACATATATGCAATGTAAACATATGCGTCTAGTAAATGTAATGTTACTTTTACAATTAAATGTTTTTAAACCACCAAATTAAGGGGGCTAGCAGTTAGTGAAAGATAAAAAGCATATCAAAACGAATAAACGTACGTACTTAAACCACCAAATTAACTAGTCCAAATGTATCAAATTCTTTAGAATTCTCTAGTAGCTGTGCGGCGGATATCATACTGTACATAGAAATTGGATTCATACATATCAATATACCCACTAAACATATCATAATTTCATGTCGAGCATATAAAAGGAAGGAGAATCACAAATTAATGGAAagaaaattacaaaataaataaatccAATTTACCCGACTTTAATGGTAAAATCGATGAAGATAAATACGCAGCAATCCCGTCGGGTCTTCCTCTAATTTTGCTGGATCTTCGAAAACTATTTTTTTTGGTTTCCCCCGCATAACTTTCGCCTTCATCCGGGTCTCCACCGATTTCACTCTTTCCGGAGTATCTTCAATAATTAAGTCTTTAAATTTATCATACTCAAGATAAGCGTCGATAATTTCTTTGAGATTTGTCGGAGGAGATGGCTGAATCTCAGAATCATATTGCATGCACAGTGGTGAATCTTGGATAATTTGGGATTCCATTATAAAGGTTAATTAAATATCAAGATTAATTTGAGAGAGAAGAACAAGGAAGAAGAAGTTTGATTTACCCAAAAAAAGCAAGATGAAGATTGAGCGGCGTGTTTGATGAGAGAGAAAAGTAAGTGATGAAAGTAGGTTTGGGAGAGAGAATTGATTATGTGAGATAAGCTGAGTAATTAGTAAGTGGGTGTAATAAAAAAATGTCATATgacattattataatatataaattttactATTTTAGGTAATGGAGAGAATTGGTGGGACGTGCCAAAAAGGAAAGCGTAAAGAATTGAACGAGACGGAGAGAATATATATTAGGGGTTCAAAATAGGGAATCCCATTAGGATTGCTCTAAGGGGTTTTTTAATGGGAAAGAAAAAAGTGATCAGAAGTTAAAGTAATTTCATCCCATTTTTAAAGTGAAAGTTTTGAAGTAAAAGTTTATCAAATTTGTATTTATTAACACTTATTTTTGCTACttttaaaaattcgaaaatatTTACGAGTGAAAATGAAACTACATTATTTATCCCGGGTTGTGAAGAACACAACCAGATTTTGAACAGGCCACCAACCCAGAATCCGGCAGCCGACCGGTTAACCGGCGAAATTTCCGATCAAGCCCAAAATAGTACCCTCGAAACATCATTTTACATGGTTTTTTGATCTACAACCCACCAGCAACACAGAAACGGCAACAACAATATATATGAACAATAACATGAACAATATCATCCAATATTTAACCAAAATTAACGTTTTATACATGAAAATAAAGCCTATGATTTGTACAATCTACTTCAATCAACATAACTGACAACCAATCAATTATAAACTCGAAAAATCGATTCAAAAGTTTAAGCAAACTCATGAACTCGACCATACACTTCTAGCAATCAAACAACATGATTCCATACATGAATAAACTCAGAATCATCTCAGAAAACTTAATTTAACATCCAAACAATCAAACTATTCAAGAACATGAAAGCTCCAAATCagctataaaccctaaaaattcgaattaaaattttACCTATTTTGACCCGAAAGTTTTAACGCGCTAAAAGGATTCGGTGTCTTTTTTCCGTTCACATGAACCAACTCAATACAATTATTCTTGGTTCGAACTGAAGACCCGACCACAATTGTTCCCAATAATGAAGAAACAGAGCTGTGTCACTTCTGCGGAGACGATCTCTGACTGTGAGGATCTACTCACTGAGATTCTAATTAAGCTTCCGGTAGAATCATTACTCCGTTGCAAATCAGTGTCTAAACCCTGGCTTTCTCTAATTTCAAACCCTAATTTCGTTAAATCTCACATCAACCGCACCGCTGGAACTGATAAAACTCTCCTTGTCCACGAATCAGAGAGTGCTTCTACAATCTCTCTCGTCAATATCGATTCTCGTGAACTCCCAGTTCCTCTCCGCTTTCCGTTCTCTACAGGTGATATCATTCTCGAAACCACTTTTGACATTATTGGTTCTTATAATGGTGTTGTTTGTGTTTCCGTTAATTATCGTCCTGATCACAGATACTCCTTTGTTAATAATAAAACTAGTGTTTATCTTTGGAATCCTGCTACTAAACATTCCGAGCTCGTTCGGGAATGTTATTTAGGCCTTGTGATTGAACCAAGGGCGGATTTAGGGTTTGGTTTTGATCCGTTATGTAATGATTATAAGGTTGTTTGGGCTGAACGTGATCCGTATGAAATCAAGGGTGGATTTAGTGTTTTGGTCTATTCTTTGAATAGAAATGCTTGGCGCAGGGTAGATCCTTGCCCGACTGGCTACTTTTACGGTTATTCTGAAATTTGTGTGAACGGTTTGTTGTGTCGCATCGGGAGTGTTTGTAAGCTGTCGATGGCTTTGGATTTAAACAAGGAGGTGTTTAATTGCGGTGTTCAGTTACCGGTTGAATGTACTGCAATTTATGACACTCGCATCACCGTATTAAATGATTCTATCACTGTCATTACTAATGACTATGAGAGAAATGGTAGGATATATAAATGGTGGATGTTGGATGATGAGGCATGCCTTCGTGGTGCTGGAGGTGAGGCATCGTGGACTCTAGGGCTTACCATTGATGTTGGTTCTTCATTTTGGCATTTTTGTGACCGATACAATTGTGGTGATATCTTGCAAACTAGAGATGGAGGGTTTCTTTTTTATGACTCTGATAGGAAAGAGGTCAGAAATGTCTCGGTTTCCTTATATACACATCATCGAATTATCAGGTATAACGAGAGCTTGGTTTCAATCACAAGACCCAAAAAGTCGATTGGAATGCTCATGAAGATGATAGTCAGGAAAGTATCACCGTTTCTGGTTTCTTGGTGGTGTTTTATGTTGACACTTTCTGTTATTGTATTTGCTTTTGCTTTTACATTGAATTAATGCGGAGGCTGCCTTGTAATGGATAAATTAGAATTTAGTTCAGTTTCTCTTTTGTATGTTCTAATGATATCACTTCTACATTGCTGATGATCTAGAGGCCTAACTTTCTGGTTTTTTTGCTTCCTTGTCTTTAATAGTTACAAATTATACAAGGTTACTACACATATGCCCCATGCACATACTGTTAATCTACGAGTTTATGATGATATTCAGATTGCAACATAACAGCAGTTTAACAGCAGTTTAGAGTCCAGAGATTGCAGTGATTCAGATTTTCCAGGAGACTATTTCTGAGGATTAGGTTTGTTAGGGTTTTATGTAtatcttgtttatctggataaaccttatctcaaacaaacctaccaccttatcttataaatcaagtttaaatctctcaagccttatctttacttgatttatctttttcaaacgtactaacagattagtttcaaagttttattcaaatattttcaaacaaacttatcttccaatcttatcttgtgtttgaaaataaatctgttagaactttgcttataaatacaactcttcatttcagatttgtagctaacactttcacgagaatctttcatcatctgaaatcattttcttgtttcatacccgagatattcatatccagaaaaacaagaaacctagtttgagttgtaatcaatttgtttattcttgtacttgtgtattcatatcaactttgtgccgggttgtggcaagcttggtttcaaagtatagcaaggtagctagaaggctaaggaatagcagtgggctaggtagcaaggtagcttgggaaagggtttctttcaggtgctatatttgtaatcaaggaaaagactgtaagttcttttattaaagttgatataatacattctctatgctagttggcatggggacttggatgtaggtcatagactaggtgtaggggccgaaccaagtgaaaacttctggtgtttttacttttcagttttcagcattctgcattttatttctgttatttattttctgcagtgtaattgagactgtcccataccctgtctcatttgtaaagggactgtcccatttgcataagagactgtctcatttgccttgacagttagaatattattttatctatcgagccatcgaatttcatttggtatcagagcaggtgcatttaattctctttttagtgtttattttgctagcgatccatggctcaaccagataggtattcaaacaattatccaccactgcttcatggtgctgaaaactacaatgactggaagtttcggatgaaaatctttctccagcgtgatgcatttgaatggaatgctgtagaaaatggtttcacaattcctatgaaagaagggatgtcaaaatctctcaaggatctctctcccgaagaagtgaacgcaatgaattccaatgctaaagctatgaactcacttctcaatggcatggtagctacataattaagaaaagtttcagcatgtactactgccaagcagatttgggatacgatcaaagtcagccacgaaggcacgtctaaggtacgtgaagtaaaattaagtatgctaatgaatgactatgaaggtttcaggttggaaagagatgaaagcgtgcgagatgctcaagggaggtttctgacattgatgaactccatctcacttctggaaaggatcattcctcaatctgagattaataggaaaatcctcagagcaatgccaaagaagtttgctccaaaggttaccattctgcaggattcaacactgctttcgactatggatactctaacactgttcagtgaattggaagaattcgaaaatcagttacgtagatatgatgaagaggatgaagctcctcgtaagaaaactcttgcacttaatgcagatgcagatgagtctcctgatgattctgataaagagattgctcttctaacaaagaagtttcataaatttcttgccaaacggaatgtttccaaacgacctatgaagtcacagtttccgaagaaggacttcaaatctaatTCGAGCAAGGAAGTCAAAGTGAATCAAAACAAGGATACTtgttttgagtgtggaaagaaagggcacttcaaaaaggactactacaagctgaagaacaaaaagaaggcattaattacctggagtgatgatgaatctgatgtggagatcgattcagacgatgaagttgctcaactttgctttgctggactagaggacaactccagtgataatgatgaggtacataatattaagtataattcaaatatatcttcatctattttaaatttgcaggtccaggttaagaagttgaaagaaaagaatgcttatttaaagcaagctttaagtgaagttcttagtgaaatggatgaccccatgaaggatgaagccctagttgctgagaacagatcattgcttgaaagggtttcaaaactcactgaagaaaatcaatatctcaaGAATGAGATTGAGATGAAAGATGTATGCCTTGAAGCCTTGAAGAAAGAGTCAATATATGTTGATCCAGAAACCGTTGAAGAAGAGAGTGCTCCTGTTCCCTTGGTTCCTGAATTAAAGCAGAAAGTCGAACAGCTTGAAAAGGATTTAGCTAAATGTTTTCATAgagaaggaactttgaatgctcttcttggtgaacaaaaatcttctcttgataaaggaggtttaggttgtgaatcaatcaagaaacgtgcatttcaaggagggtataagcgagctcctatgaaatataagatgccttatgagaaatgtcgagattgtggcaaagctggccaccctacatctgaatctagattatgtggtatcaagggccactcctctaactcatcttataaatcgtctactagatataaatctgctaatacttctgttaatattgttcagatgtggattaagaaatcagatagacatttatataagatttgtgatactaaccaaccaggacccaaggttaagtgggtacctaagggataaagcaattcttgcaggtttgtttgaaggtccatgttccgcgaaataaatggatcatcgacagtggttgttcacgtcacatgacaggtgataaatccaagtttctatctctagttgccaaggaaggtggcttagttactcttgaagattcaaacaccgtcagaattattggaaaaggcaccattggtaatgacaggtttgctattaacaatgttcgtttagttgatggtcttaaatataatcttattagtgtaagtcaacttactgatgctggtcataaggttaagttcgataaagatatatgctatattggtactcatactaacgagtttgctttagttgccaaaaggaaaggaaatatttttgtgttagattttgatgaGCAGCAAGAAGAAATTTGTCTAGTTACCGTTCAAGAACAACAAGATCTGTGGCATAGGCGTCTTGGTCATGTTCATatggatcttcttcggaagatatcttctcatgagTTAGTTCGAGGTTTaccaaagctgaagtacaagaaaatagaaccttgttcagcttgccaacttggaaaacaggtgaaaacttcctttacggctaagaataaagtatcaacttctgtTCCTTTGCAGCTTCTTCATTTAGATCTTTTCGGTCCAGAAAGGTATGTAAGTttgggaggtaagaattatgcttttgttatagttgatgattattctcgttttacttgggtattatttttacgaactaaggattaagcttttgttgagtttaaggaacttattactaaccttgagactaagtattcatttaagctcaagactattcgtagtgatcatggaggtgaattcgagaaggatttcataaccttctgtaaatcaagaggaatcactcatgaattctcagctcctcgaactcctcagcagaacggagtagtagaacgcaagaacagaactctacaggaaactgccagaactctactgcatgagagtaagcttccaagaaaattttgggatgaagcggtacacactttctgttatgttttaaatagagtacttattcgtcctattttgcttaaaactccgtatgaattgcttaagaaaaggactcttaacattagttattttcgagtatttggttccaagtgttttattttagatactcaaaataatcgaggcaagttcgatgtgaaatctacggaaggaatcttcttgggatattctacaacaagcaaagcttatcgtgtttataattctgtcaagaacaaagtagaagaatccatcaatattacattcaatgaatcctcaaggaatatatctcaaattgatgaagacattgcggatctatcgtctcattcccaaatgagacagtctcattctgaaaagagtcagtctcattctgacaaatcaaacagtcaagattctccaggtccatctcagtcttctgataattcttcaggatctacttaagcttcagatgaatcttctggttctccaaagactcccgatagtgtttcaaatgtgaattctgttactcctctggataaatcttcacaagcggaaatgaggcaatctcttttgaatgagacagctcctattcatttccaggaagataattctaatgaggaagaaatgagtaatattcaacttcctaagtcttctaggattgtgaagaatcatccaccagataatcttctcactgatttagatcaagggatttccactcgaagcagacttcataatctatgtgcattctgtgcttttgttgctgaattCGAACCAAAGAATGCTCAAGAAGCAGTTGCAGACGAACACTGGTCTGTTGCAATGCAGGAGGAATTGAACCAGTTCGAGCGTTGTGAAGTTTGGGAACTCATCCCACCTCCTCaggatgccaagatcattggtactcgttgggttttcaagaataagaaggatgaagatggcaacattattcgaaataaagctcgtttggttgctcagggatacaatcagcaggaaggaatcgattacgacgagacttatgctccagtagctcgtttagaagctattcgaatcttaatggcttttgcagctcacaagaagttcaagctctatcagatggacgtcaaaagcgcatttctaaatggccatctcaag
Encoded here:
- the LOC141663579 gene encoding uncharacterized protein LOC141663579 isoform X2, with translation MLKLLSSRSLFRLCIVMASSPKPNRRISSEATFKKARTMATDSSSNSNPMASAFSEYAEYLNQFNDKRERVVKASRDITINSKKVIFQVHRISKHNKEEVLEKANKDLAAVKDQYISRLVKELKGTDFWKLRRAYSPGIQEYVEAATFCNFCRTGSLLSLDEMNAELSPLSDSSVEPLKINVLDYLLGLADLTGELMRLAIGRVSDGEVEFAQKICRFVQDIYRQMTLLAPIMDENTDMKMKMDTMLQSVMKIENACYSVHVRGSEYIPLLGDNDPSYPLMLPDLER
- the LOC141663579 gene encoding uncharacterized protein LOC141663579 isoform X1, yielding MLKLLSSRSLFRLCIVMASSPKPNRLGAGISSEATFKKARTMATDSSSNSNPMASAFSEYAEYLNQFNDKRERVVKASRDITINSKKVIFQVHRISKHNKEEVLEKANKDLAAVKDQYISRLVKELKGTDFWKLRRAYSPGIQEYVEAATFCNFCRTGSLLSLDEMNAELSPLSDSSVEPLKINVLDYLLGLADLTGELMRLAIGRVSDGEVEFAQKICRFVQDIYRQMTLLAPIMDENTDMKMKMDTMLQSVMKIENACYSVHVRGSEYIPLLGDNDPSYPLMLPDLER
- the LOC141664608 gene encoding F-box/kelch-repeat protein At3g06240-like; the protein is MKKQSCVTSAETISDCEDLLTEILIKLPVESLLRCKSVSKPWLSLISNPNFVKSHINRTAGTDKTLLVHESESASTISLVNIDSRELPVPLRFPFSTGDIILETTFDIIGSYNGVVCVSVNYRPDHRYSFVNNKTSVYLWNPATKHSELVRECYLGLVIEPRADLGFGFDPLCNDYKVVWAERDPYEIKGGFSVLVYSLNRNAWRRVDPCPTGYFYGYSEICVNGLLCRIGSVCKLSMALDLNKEVFNCGVQLPVECTAIYDTRITVLNDSITVITNDYERNGRIYKWWMLDDEACLRGAGGEASWTLGLTIDVGSSFWHFCDRYNCGDILQTRDGGFLFYDSDRKEVRNVSVSLYTHHRIIRYNESLVSITRPKKSIGMLMKMIVRKVSPFLVSWWCFMLTLSVIVFAFAFTLN